The Mytilus edulis chromosome 12, xbMytEdul2.2, whole genome shotgun sequence genome contains a region encoding:
- the LOC139498254 gene encoding uncharacterized protein yields the protein MTEESDQDNWFQSTCDGTSRDNEQPQNRTSKWTSLDLRTVGLFYFNESTSVLNSLDLITIQTGMFKELSLEQNQVVQSLQRNITFNYSMDDITFGDDCLSVTQENLNMIKQEDVVLTEDFLRNTVLMVHSAMRRSQPDKVSKGVFMDLFNSFVKMCGLIPMSGSEWSSKQDILQCEVSSEPDIILTSADSLESITSPLNAVSVVSIVDILENESMSVQSNGNDVKFEYPERSRSRRSISSCSMSSDESDKEPVIYGRIREKVLCQHAGDLLMHTLEHNKWRNTFDCKTKKSKFRPGIIVVGTQVTFTLLEYSYDHHRQLKSGSVEGERSFIYYSEPMDILKKEDRDLMIEALVRMTNTVDA from the exons ATGACAGAAGAGAGTGACCAAGACAACTGGTTTCAGAGTACGTGCGATGGTACCTCGAGGGATAATGAGCAGCCTCAAAATAGGACGTCCAAATGGACCAGTTTGGACCTACGAACAGTTGGGCTTTTCTACTTCAATGAATCTACATCTGTCTTAAACTCATTAGACTTGATTACCATTCAAACAGGGATGTTTAAAGAGTTATCTCTTGAACAAAACCAAGTAGTTCAAAGTCTTCAGAGAAATATAACTTTTAATTACTCTATGGATGACATAACTTTTGGTGATGACTGTTTGAGTGTAACCCAAGAAAATTTGAACATGATCAAACAGGAGGATGTTGT GCTTACTGAAGACTTTCTTAGAAATACAGTGCTGATGGTGCATTCTGCAATGAGGCGATCTCAACCAGACAAAGTATCCAAAGGAGTGTTTATGGATTTGTTTAACTCGTTTGTAAAGATGTGTGGCTTAATACCTAT GAGTGGTTCTGAATGGAGTTCAAAACAAGACATTCTCCAATGTGAGGTATCATCAGAACCAGATATTATACTGACTTCTGCAGACTCATTAGAATCTATCACCTCTCCATTAAATGCTGTGTCTGTTGTATCTATTGTAGACATTTTAGAG aatgaaaGCATGTCTGTACAATCAAATGGAAATGATGTGAAATTTGAATACCCAGAGAGATCAAGATCAAGAAGAAGTATATCTTCATGTTCTATGTCCAGTGACGAATCTGACAAAGAACCTGTTATATATGGAAGAATAAGAGAGAAAGTACTATGTCAGCACGCTGGCGATCTACTGATGCATACACTCGAACATAACAAATGGAGAAATACATTTGACTGTAAAACAAAAAAGTCAAAGTTCCGACCTGGAATTATTGTTGTAGGAACACAG GTTACATTCACTCTGTTGGAATACAGTTATGATCATCACAGACAATTAAAATCTGGAAGTGTTGAAGGAGAAAGAAGTTTTATATACTACTCAGAACCCATGGACATTTTAAAGAAAGAAGATCGAGATTTGATGATTGAGGCATTAGTCAGAATGACAAATACTGTAGATGCATGA